Proteins encoded together in one Sulfurovum xiamenensis window:
- a CDS encoding tyrosine-type recombinase/integrase: MSRVTQLSDNKIRSLKPQDKEYKVPDGNGLYLHVMPTGSKVWRMRYKLDGKASQKSLGKYPDISLKDARSKRDEYKTMVQSGNKPKDTQSDTTFQILKDEYMEHRHDLSEKYKHDIDSLLERDFKSILHKNIDDITVSNLIEHFKDMEKRGIKTATKKAGSLINRIFKYAVTMQYTTNNPMGSIDLSILLKAHKPKNFKHITDKEQFKQLLKSIDNYVGDIYTKTALQLMPYVFLRPANIRGLLWSEIDFENRHIVIPKEKMKMNRDHIVPLTDSTIRILRTVDKGLSEYVFPSPQSTKRQLSDNTLNYGLKRLGFGDSMTSHGFRHTASTLMHENIHIHKVPSDVIEMQLAHVEKNSVKGVYNKALYMEERIRLMQWWSDYIDDLKTTQS, translated from the coding sequence AGGTACCCGACGGTAATGGTCTTTATCTACATGTCATGCCTACAGGCTCTAAAGTATGGAGGATGAGATATAAACTTGATGGCAAAGCCTCTCAAAAGTCTTTAGGAAAATACCCGGATATATCGCTAAAAGATGCAAGATCAAAACGCGATGAATATAAGACAATGGTACAAAGCGGAAATAAGCCAAAAGATACACAAAGCGATACTACTTTTCAAATACTCAAAGATGAGTACATGGAACATCGCCATGATCTAAGCGAAAAGTATAAGCATGATATTGATTCACTCCTGGAGCGTGACTTTAAATCTATACTACATAAGAACATAGATGACATCACAGTTTCAAATCTTATAGAACATTTTAAGGATATGGAGAAAAGAGGCATTAAGACGGCAACTAAAAAGGCAGGGTCTCTTATTAACCGTATCTTCAAGTATGCAGTAACGATGCAGTATACAACAAATAATCCGATGGGATCCATTGATCTATCCATTCTACTCAAGGCACATAAGCCGAAAAACTTCAAGCATATTACGGATAAAGAACAGTTCAAGCAGCTATTAAAATCCATTGATAACTATGTGGGGGATATTTACACCAAAACAGCATTACAGTTAATGCCGTATGTATTCCTAAGACCTGCAAACATAAGGGGCCTACTATGGAGTGAGATTGACTTTGAGAATAGGCATATAGTTATACCAAAAGAAAAGATGAAAATGAACCGCGACCATATCGTGCCTTTAACTGATTCAACTATTAGGATTCTCCGAACAGTTGATAAGGGACTGAGTGAGTATGTATTTCCAAGCCCTCAAAGCACTAAAAGGCAACTGAGTGATAATACTCTTAATTATGGGCTTAAACGTTTAGGATTTGGAGACAGTATGACTTCACATGGATTCAGGCATACAGCATCAACGCTCATGCATGAAAATATCCATATCCATAAGGTGCCAAGTGATGTAATTGAAATGCAGTTGGCACATGTTGAGAAGAATAGTGTGAAAGGTGTTTACAATAAAGCCTTATACATGGAAGAGAGAATAAGACTTATGCAGTGGTGGAGTGATTATATAGATGATCTTAAGACTACACAATCCTAG
- a CDS encoding putative peptidoglycan-binding domain-containing protein, giving the protein MANFRNVMEVVFRAEHSSTSTYLHFNKHESTYTYMGVYPYTKLKSSYLIDKAIEEFRDIRKASRALSKSEALTDEVLEFYFDKFWLPMGLDKVESDLKCKEIMVFVINVGLGRKKSIVKAIQRIVGTKVDGIFGKNTLKALNNFDDEVFSAKWDEHEIKFYRRLVRKYPRLTWALRGWENRSRIV; this is encoded by the coding sequence ATGGCTAACTTTAGAAACGTGATGGAAGTGGTATTTAGGGCTGAACACTCAAGTACTTCAACCTATCTTCACTTCAATAAACACGAATCAACCTATACTTATATGGGTGTGTACCCATACACTAAACTTAAAAGCTCATACCTTATAGACAAAGCCATCGAGGAGTTTAGAGATATTAGGAAAGCAAGTAGAGCATTATCTAAAAGTGAAGCACTGACAGATGAAGTGTTAGAATTCTACTTTGATAAGTTTTGGCTGCCAATGGGATTAGATAAAGTTGAAAGCGATCTAAAGTGTAAAGAGATAATGGTATTTGTTATTAATGTTGGGTTAGGCAGAAAGAAATCTATTGTTAAAGCTATACAGAGAATTGTAGGTACTAAAGTTGATGGAATATTTGGAAAGAATACGTTAAAGGCACTTAACAATTTTGATGATGAAGTGTTTTCTGCAAAGTGGGATGAACATGAGATTAAGTTCTACAGAAGATTGGTTAGGAAATATCCACGATTGACTTGGGCTTTACGTGGGTGGGAGAACAGGTCTAGGATTGTGTAG
- a CDS encoding phage holin family protein: protein MMEGFVSLKLILNGGMVAIASMLSYLGLNKEAFTIFGYLLLIDYITGVLKAKTLNECITSNKMKYGVISKFSLVLIPLVLALAAKSLHGDAENMLYVGMNILILSETYSIIGNIYTIRTREKLPEWDAVAALGHKIRSVLIRLSGDEK, encoded by the coding sequence ATGATGGAGGGATTTGTAAGCCTAAAGCTTATACTTAATGGGGGAATGGTTGCGATAGCAAGTATGCTTTCTTACCTTGGGCTAAATAAAGAAGCATTCACTATTTTTGGATACCTGCTCTTGATAGATTATATCACTGGTGTACTGAAGGCTAAAACATTGAATGAATGTATTACTTCAAACAAGATGAAGTATGGAGTGATCTCTAAATTCTCATTGGTCTTGATTCCTTTAGTTTTGGCATTGGCTGCGAAGTCTCTTCATGGTGATGCTGAGAACATGCTTTATGTGGGTATGAACATCCTTATACTATCAGAGACGTACTCAATCATAGGAAACATCTATACAATAAGAACTAGAGAGAAGTTGCCGGAGTGGGATGCCGTGGCAGCACTTGGGCATAAGATACGTTCCGTACTTATAAGACTTTCTGGTGATGAGAAATGA
- a CDS encoding tape measure protein, whose protein sequence is MATIRITVEGRNAESTLRRIRSAVDQTDRSFGRVTKSTGLFSLATQRLGTILSGLGFGYMTKQIIDMADSYKLLSGQIAVVTNSNRELMAAQSELFNISQRTRTELEATTKLYTSLDMSLERMGKSQADALKTTELVNKAIAISGSSVMEAAASVTQLGQAFASGKLQGDELRSLMENAKGLTKAIADGMGVAVGSLKTLGEEGKITANVLYDALQKSADSISDKFSKIPLTVGQSLTQVSNSITLLIGDADRVLGGTDGLAGTFSKISKFISDNRFEIIEFGRDVYRVFQLMGTGIIAVGNTVEIAMLEATKFIGDSINWIADGWDAMTVGLKNVFKKAIDFIGESFYSGINYMLGLVEDYIKGVGSIIDKIPGVDNPFKSINLSIGEYKSVIEEAKRNTEDLINLDWTKSNLEEAYATQNKILKATSELWDDIAKNTTKASKVFSPSTIGSKPTEINNAELSKEAKKAAKTAQKEWDKALDHVKGQAKEMGDQLEYEAKRFTDSIRSGFYSLLNGDLSNAVGSFFGDSITKLTEDIGGLFGGIVGGVLDFGIGLLNGLFSSEAPPPPVLEDIAKTSDSMANSLAHIEDAQYPMLQLTRDMKGYLSIIANSFGAIENSLLRSNIDFSGAFYKPTTKSGAMGLSSKDYSLFGTTLDFEAATIAEIMAEDLRVVSNTIIKKVYDSFWKTKTTYFDNYKNVSSLFAEDIADATTALFSGFTAIGDAIGVSMDGLLNEVIDIGLINTTGKSDAAIAAEIEARFSAQTDAIAEQYLSVVAEFQRAGEGLAETAFRVALTFDQVSHSMELIGKTVDWRTANIIEMAAGGLDNLSRGMNTYMENFFTESEQYEMKLSTMTKSFASLGLALPDSIHDFRSLVSSIDTMSDEGAALFAEVMSLTDGFVDLKGSMSDIIGMIEEVSDAWLGNLSYLTLQQKADFASGYLSIAGSSNGAIDTVEAARLAAETALKTTATKEEYIPIFERYIAELEGQTADATNTDLLNELRALKAEVVELRQAATDAAIFAGTNG, encoded by the coding sequence GTGGCAACGATCAGAATAACGGTTGAAGGTAGAAACGCAGAATCAACTTTAAGACGTATAAGATCAGCAGTGGATCAGACTGACAGGTCTTTTGGTCGTGTTACGAAGTCAACTGGCCTGTTTTCATTAGCTACTCAAAGACTCGGAACAATCCTGTCAGGGCTAGGGTTTGGATATATGACAAAACAGATCATAGATATGGCAGACTCATACAAACTTCTTTCCGGGCAAATAGCAGTCGTTACAAATTCAAACAGAGAGCTTATGGCTGCGCAATCAGAGCTTTTTAATATTTCCCAAAGAACAAGAACGGAACTTGAAGCAACAACAAAACTTTATACATCACTTGATATGTCTTTAGAAAGAATGGGTAAATCTCAGGCAGATGCACTAAAGACAACTGAATTGGTGAATAAAGCTATAGCCATATCTGGTTCAAGTGTTATGGAGGCAGCGGCCTCTGTAACACAACTTGGTCAGGCATTTGCATCAGGCAAGCTGCAAGGAGATGAGCTTAGATCATTGATGGAAAATGCAAAAGGTCTTACAAAGGCGATTGCGGATGGTATGGGAGTAGCAGTAGGTAGTCTTAAGACACTCGGTGAAGAGGGAAAGATAACTGCCAATGTACTTTATGATGCTCTTCAGAAAAGTGCGGATTCTATAAGCGATAAATTCTCAAAAATACCTCTTACAGTAGGACAATCATTAACACAGGTAAGCAACTCAATAACACTTCTTATAGGAGATGCTGATAGGGTACTTGGTGGAACCGATGGACTTGCAGGAACATTTAGCAAAATATCCAAATTCATAAGCGATAACCGTTTTGAGATAATAGAATTCGGACGTGATGTTTACAGGGTATTCCAACTTATGGGAACCGGTATTATTGCCGTTGGAAACACTGTAGAGATAGCTATGCTTGAGGCTACAAAGTTTATAGGAGATAGTATAAACTGGATCGCTGATGGATGGGATGCTATGACTGTAGGTCTAAAGAATGTATTTAAAAAAGCGATTGACTTTATTGGAGAATCTTTTTACTCAGGCATAAACTATATGCTAGGGCTTGTTGAGGATTATATAAAAGGGGTAGGGTCCATTATTGACAAGATACCAGGAGTAGATAATCCTTTTAAAAGTATTAATTTGTCAATAGGAGAGTATAAGTCTGTCATAGAAGAGGCTAAAAGAAATACAGAAGACCTTATTAATCTTGACTGGACCAAATCAAATCTTGAAGAGGCATATGCTACACAGAATAAAATTCTAAAGGCCACAAGTGAGTTATGGGATGATATAGCTAAAAATACAACAAAGGCGTCTAAAGTGTTTTCTCCTTCAACTATCGGAAGTAAGCCAACTGAAATTAATAATGCAGAACTGTCAAAAGAGGCTAAAAAAGCAGCAAAAACAGCACAAAAAGAATGGGATAAAGCGCTTGATCACGTAAAAGGTCAAGCCAAAGAGATGGGTGATCAACTTGAATATGAGGCTAAAAGATTCACAGACTCTATACGTTCAGGATTCTATTCTCTTCTAAATGGAGACCTTAGTAATGCAGTTGGAAGCTTTTTTGGTGATAGTATTACTAAATTGACAGAAGATATAGGCGGATTGTTCGGCGGTATTGTAGGTGGGGTATTAGACTTTGGAATAGGATTATTAAATGGACTATTCAGCAGTGAAGCCCCACCACCACCAGTACTCGAAGACATCGCAAAAACATCAGACTCAATGGCAAACTCTTTGGCGCACATTGAAGATGCACAGTATCCAATGTTACAGCTTACAAGAGACATGAAGGGGTATTTAAGCATCATAGCAAATTCATTCGGTGCGATAGAGAATTCATTGCTTAGAAGTAACATTGACTTTTCAGGTGCTTTTTACAAGCCTACTACCAAGTCAGGAGCAATGGGGCTCTCTTCAAAAGACTACTCACTTTTTGGAACAACACTTGACTTTGAAGCGGCAACCATAGCCGAGATCATGGCTGAAGACTTGAGAGTTGTCAGTAACACCATCATCAAGAAGGTATATGACAGTTTCTGGAAAACAAAAACGACCTATTTTGATAATTACAAGAATGTTTCAAGCCTATTCGCAGAAGATATAGCAGATGCAACAACTGCACTTTTTAGCGGATTCACAGCCATAGGTGATGCGATAGGTGTAAGCATGGATGGGCTTCTAAATGAAGTTATTGATATCGGTCTCATTAATACTACAGGTAAATCAGATGCAGCCATAGCAGCAGAGATAGAGGCTAGATTCTCAGCCCAGACAGATGCTATCGCAGAGCAGTACCTTAGTGTAGTAGCAGAATTCCAAAGAGCAGGTGAAGGGTTAGCAGAAACAGCGTTTAGAGTAGCTTTGACATTTGACCAGGTGTCACACTCCATGGAGCTGATAGGCAAGACTGTTGACTGGAGAACGGCCAATATTATCGAAATGGCAGCAGGTGGGTTGGACAATCTTTCGCGTGGCATGAACACATACATGGAAAACTTCTTTACTGAGTCAGAGCAGTATGAAATGAAGCTAAGTACCATGACCAAAAGCTTTGCATCTTTAGGGTTAGCACTTCCTGACAGCATTCATGACTTCAGATCATTGGTAAGCAGTATAGACACTATGAGTGATGAGGGTGCTGCGCTGTTTGCAGAGGTTATGTCCTTAACAGATGGTTTTGTCGATCTCAAAGGAAGCATGAGTGATATAATCGGAATGATAGAAGAAGTATCAGATGCATGGCTAGGCAATCTTAGCTACTTGACACTACAGCAGAAAGCAGACTTTGCCAGTGGGTATCTTTCTATAGCCGGAAGTTCAAACGGTGCGATAGATACAGTTGAAGCTGCAAGATTGGCAGCAGAAACTGCACTTAAAACAACTGCTACAAAAGAGGAGTATATCCCTATATTCGAGAGATATATAGCAGAGCTTGAAGGACAAACAGCAGACGCTACAAATACGGACCTTTTAAATGAACTTAGAGCATTGAAAGCTGAAGTAGTTGAACTTAGACAGGCAGCTACTGATGCGGCAATATTTGCAGGTACGAACGGATGA
- a CDS encoding four helix bundle protein: MSAKNEHSEAALNQKFMEMIKLLNIYLNHFPKHEKFALANVIRNTAYELYNLVTECQKRYYKKTSLTELDITHEKLRMQVYLANELGYFNFKDGKEMHHDNAPKRFMSITRLIDEMGRMIGGWINKLKEMGNFR; encoded by the coding sequence GTGAGCGCTAAGAATGAGCACAGTGAAGCAGCCTTGAACCAAAAGTTTATGGAGATGATAAAGTTGTTGAATATTTACCTTAACCACTTTCCCAAGCATGAGAAGTTTGCCCTGGCAAATGTCATACGCAATACTGCGTATGAACTCTACAACCTTGTGACGGAGTGCCAGAAAAGGTACTACAAAAAGACGTCACTCACAGAGCTTGATATCACCCATGAGAAACTAAGGATGCAGGTGTATCTTGCCAATGAACTGGGATACTTTAATTTCAAGGATGGAAAAGAGATGCATCACGACAATGCACCAAAAAGATTTATGTCAATCACCAGACTTATAGACGAGATGGGCCGCATGATAGGCGGATGGATAAATAAACTTAAAGAGATGGGGAACTTCAGATGA
- a CDS encoding HNH endonuclease signature motif containing protein, translating to MEQQFECGSGDGEFQQQPYWKGAEMIYKNSVMYRGKQKQLKALTPHSTMKVQIVCPDCKTKYNRLFHILARSGNFLCQKCTVNEKLGSRPDIGYSNNKLTLIEHTENFSNSLYRCECGKTKVIENTRVRSGHIQSCGCLKVETMLKAKEAQDHTGEKHPNWKGGVSEESHLLRTSVEYKAWRVKVFERDMYTCKKCYQVGGNLNAHHIEEFANNKDKAYDLDNGITFCDKCHREFHGIYGQTNISIKEVDKFLKQNKRMTDV from the coding sequence TTGGAACAACAATTCGAATGCGGGTCTGGGGACGGCGAATTTCAACAACAACCGTACTGGAAAGGTGCAGAAATGATTTACAAAAATTCTGTTATGTATAGAGGTAAGCAAAAACAATTAAAGGCATTGACTCCACATTCTACTATGAAGGTGCAAATAGTATGCCCAGACTGCAAAACTAAATATAACAGACTTTTTCACATTCTAGCTAGAAGCGGAAACTTTCTTTGTCAGAAATGTACCGTAAATGAAAAACTAGGATCAAGACCAGATATAGGATATTCAAATAACAAACTTACACTTATAGAGCATACTGAAAACTTTAGCAACTCTCTTTACAGATGCGAATGCGGAAAAACGAAGGTAATAGAAAACACAAGGGTCAGAAGCGGGCATATACAGTCATGCGGATGCTTAAAAGTGGAGACTATGCTCAAAGCAAAAGAGGCGCAAGACCATACTGGAGAAAAGCATCCGAACTGGAAAGGCGGGGTAAGTGAAGAGAGCCACCTTCTTAGGACTTCTGTAGAGTACAAAGCGTGGAGAGTAAAAGTCTTTGAGCGAGATATGTATACATGCAAGAAATGTTATCAAGTAGGTGGTAATCTTAATGCACATCACATTGAAGAGTTTGCAAACAATAAAGATAAGGCTTATGATTTAGATAACGGGATAACTTTTTGTGATAAATGTCATAGGGAGTTTCACGGAATTTATGGACAAACAAATATCTCCATAAAAGAGGTAGACAAATTTTTAAAACAAAACAAAAGGATGACAGATGTTTAA